The Sulfitobacter faviae genome includes the window ATGAAATAATTCACCAGCGTCGGCGCGGCGATCCGGGCGGCCTGTGGCAGGATGATCCGCCACATCATCTGACCTTGGGTCATGCCGATGGACTGGGCCCCCTCCCATTGGCTGCGGTCCACCCCCATGATCGCGGCGCGGATGCTCTCGGCCATATAGGCTGCAAAATGCAGGGTCAGCCCCATGATGGCGGCAGTCACGCCGCTGATATTGGTCAGGAACGACAGCACCTGCGGCAGACCGAAGTAGAAAAGGAACAGTTGCACCAACAGCGGCGTGCCGCGAAAGAAACTGATGAAAACGATCACGAACCAGTCGAGCACGGGCACTTTCACAACCCGTTCAACCGCCAAAAGCGAGGCGAGGATGAGTGCGAACACCATCCCCGCCACCGCCATGAACAAGGTCAGCGGTACGTAGCCCAATATGACGGGCACCAGCCCCAGCATGTAGTCAAGGTCTAGCGCCCGCATGGGTTACTCCGCTTTGGTGATGTCTGTGCCGAACCACTTGTCCGAGATTTCGGCCAGTGTACCGTCTTCGCGCAGGGATTCCAGCGCAGTGTCGACACGGTCACGCAGCGCGCGGCCTTCGTCATTGTCTTGGAACGGCAGGGCGTTGCGGATCTCAGAGAAGGGCTTGCCCGCCAGTTGCAGCGGCAGGGGGCTTTCCTGAATAAGCTGCGCCGAAGAAACCCGGTCCATCACAAAGGCATCGACCCGGCCAAGCGCGGTATCTTGGGCGATGTTGGACTCATAGGTCTTGATCTCGATCTCATCGGCGAAGGCAAGTTCGTTCAAAAGCTGCTCGAAGTTCGACCCAAGGTTCACCGCCACGGTTTTGCCGCGCAGGTCTTCGACGCCGCCGATCTCTTCGTTGCCCTCTTTGGTCACGACCTGCGCACCGTCAAAGACATAAGGCGCGGTAAAGGCGAATTTTTCCTGACGCTCGGGCGTGATGGTGATCTGGTTGGCGATCGTATCAATGCGGCCTGCGTCCAGCGCGCCGATCAGGCCGGAGAAGGCCATGGTCTCGAACTCGACCTCGAAACCCGCCTCTTCGCCGACGGCGTTCATGACATCGACTTCAAAACCCTGAAGTACGTCCTGCTTCACGAAGGTGAAGGGGAAATAGCCGCCCGACATGCCGACGCGGAGCGTGTCATTGTCTTGGGCAAAGGCTGCGGTGCCGGTGACCGCGGCGAGCGCGGTTGCGGTAACGATCTGTTTCAGCATTGAATTTACTCCTCTAACGCTTGCGCTTCAGATGTCACCGGGCGCCGCCCGCTTCAACACCGTCGCTGAAACAGGAACGTTTGACGGGCAGGATCGGTTCAGATGGAATAACGGGTTTAGGGGAGTGACCCCGGCAGGGACATCCTCCCCACTACAGCGCCCGTGACAGAATGGTATTCTGCGAATCTGAAGAAGATTCCCCACATGCGGAACAGATATGCGCGTTTCGCATAGCTTTAACTCGGTCAAAGCGTCTCGATATCCAACCCTTCGGCAGCCCAAGCGGCGAGCTTGCGGTCGACGGTTTTGCGCGACACGCCCAAGCGGCGCGCGGCCTCGGCTCGGTTGCCGTTCGACAGATCAAGGATGTGCAGCATATGGCGCTGCGTGACCAGTTCGAGATCTTCGATCGCCCGTGGCCCATCGACCGCGCCATGGCCCGCAAAGGCTTCGGGCAGACTGCCGAGGATCACCGAGCGTTCGATCAGATTGCGCAATTCGCGCACATTTCCGGGCCAGTCGTAACGGCGCAGTTTCAGCAAAGTCTCCGCATCCAAAC containing:
- a CDS encoding amino acid ABC transporter substrate-binding protein encodes the protein MLKQIVTATALAAVTGTAAFAQDNDTLRVGMSGGYFPFTFVKQDVLQGFEVDVMNAVGEEAGFEVEFETMAFSGLIGALDAGRIDTIANQITITPERQEKFAFTAPYVFDGAQVVTKEGNEEIGGVEDLRGKTVAVNLGSNFEQLLNELAFADEIEIKTYESNIAQDTALGRVDAFVMDRVSSAQLIQESPLPLQLAGKPFSEIRNALPFQDNDEGRALRDRVDTALESLREDGTLAEISDKWFGTDITKAE